A single genomic interval of Sphaerodactylus townsendi isolate TG3544 linkage group LG08, MPM_Stown_v2.3, whole genome shotgun sequence harbors:
- the LOC125437814 gene encoding putative lysosomal acid lipase/cholesteryl ester hydrolase — MWLFIIVSSLAQGLISSEVQKYVNPEATMNISELISFRGYPSEVYEVVTDDGFILAVNRIPHGKGSPLDKDPKPAVFLQHGLLADGSNWVTNFDYNSLGFILADAGYDVWLGNSRGNTWSRKHKNYTVTQEEFWTFSFDEMAKYDIPASINFILDKTGQKHVYYVGHSQGTTLGFIAFSTMPQLAKKIKMFFALAPVTTVKFSNSPMIKLGMLPEFMFKEVFGMKEFLPQNAAIKWLATHICDHVILDDLCGNFFFVLCGFNVRNLNLTRVDVYSTHCPAGTSVQNMLHWAQVTKSGQFKAFDWGSRAKNMAHYNQPTPPYYKTESMDVPTALWSGGHDWLADPKDITLLLPQIPNLVYHRNIPEWEHLDFIWGIDAPERMYREMIQLMQKNP, encoded by the exons ATGTGGCTTTTCATAATTGTGTCCAGCTTGGCTCAAGGCCTTATAAGTTCAGAAGTGCAAAAATATGTGAATCCAGAAGCAACCATGAATATT AGTGAACTTATTTCCTTCAGGGGATATCCCAGTGAGGTATATGAAGTAGTAACAGACGATGGGTTTATCCTCGCTGTTAACAGAATACCTCATGGGAAAGGAAGCCCGTTGGACAAAG ATCCTAAGCCAGCTGTGTTTCTGCAGCACGGTTTGCTCGCAGATGGCAGTAACTGGGTGACCAATTTTGACTATAACAGCCTGGGCTTTATTCTGGCTGATGCTGGCTATGATGTTTGGTTAGGAAACAGCAGAGGCAATACGTGGTCTCGAAAGCACAAAAACTATACGGTGACGCAGGAAGAATTCTGGACATTCAG TTTCGATGAAATGGCTAAATACGACATCCCAGCTTCAATAAACTTCATCCTGGACAAAACTGGACAAAAGCATGTATATTATGTTGGCCATTCACAGGGCACCACATTGG gttttattgcattttcaaCAATGCCACAACTAGCTAAGAAGATCAAAATGTTCTTTGCTTTGGCACCAGTAACTACAGTAAAGTTTTCAAACAGCCCTATGATCAAGCTTGGAATGTTACCTGAATTTATGTTCAAA GAAGTGTTTGGAATGAAGGAATTCCTTCCCCAGAATGCAGCAATAAAGTGGCTTGCTACTCACATTTGTGACCACGTCATACTTGATGACCTTTGTGGCAATTTCTTCTTTGTGCTATGTGGGTTTAATGTAAGAAACCTAAACTTG ACACGAGTTGATGTATATTCGACACATTGCCCTGCTGGAACTTCTGTCCAGAACATGCTTCACTGGGCTCAG gTGACCAAGTCTGGTCAGTTCAAAGCTTTTGATTGGGGAAGCAGGGCAAAAAACATGGCGCACTATAACCAG cCAACACCTCCTTACTACAAAACAGAATCTATGGATGTGCCAACAGCTTTGTGGTCCGGTGGTCACGACTGGCTCGCAGACCCAAAGGATATCACCCTTTTGCTGCCACAGATCCCAAACTTAGTTTACCACAGGAATATTCCTGAATGGGAACATTTGGATTTTATCTGGGGCATCGATGCTCCAGAGCGCATGTACAGGGAGATGATTCAGCTGATGCAGAAAAATCCATAG